Proteins encoded within one genomic window of Triticum aestivum cultivar Chinese Spring chromosome 2D, IWGSC CS RefSeq v2.1, whole genome shotgun sequence:
- the LOC123050205 gene encoding BTB/POZ and MATH domain-containing protein 2-like yields MAAVPSVADGRNVTAVTGAVSEVPMVTGTHEFTIREYSRTKGMGVGKSILSQHFSVDGRRWHIRFYPDGYSTADGGWIALYAQTLHKPQFRPVSAEFTFQLLGPDGDVRHTRRSDRACKYDTLCSSWGIRRYITRAHLESAALGAIHADSITVRCTVTIHKARRRSLAVNRPGLVKMPPPPPSNHGENAIRFLAGRKAPFDVRFEVDGEVFEAHRMVVAAQSSWLEGLLYGHGREAGKDLLLEVGGGIVTAEAFRGVLHFIYTDELPGDATKGRGSYDVTLRLFEAADYYLIDRLKLMCACRLGDFIKDSTVDTLMEIAEAYSCKDLQEACRNFAACRGLRLLPNLGNIQSAIRKRLTSSGAAAPATRRIMDMASTSGADTE; encoded by the coding sequence ATGGCAGCCGTCCCCTCTGTTGCCGACGGCCGCAATGTCACGGCGGTGACGGGGGCGGTGAGCGAGGTGCCGATGGTGACGGGCACGCATGAGTTCACGATTCGCGAGTACAGCCGTACCAAGGGCATGGGCGTCGGCAAGTCGATCCTGTCGCAGCACTTCTCCGTCGATGGCCGCCGGTGGCACATCCGCTTCTACCCGGACGGCTACAGCACGGCGGATGGCGGGTGGATCGCCTTGTACGCGCAGACGCTCCACAAGCCGCAGTTCCGGCCCGTGAGCGCCGAGTTCACCTTCCAGCTCCTCGGCCCCGACGGCGACGTCCGCCACACGCGGCGGTCCGACCGGGCCTGCAAGTACGACACCTTGTGCAGCAGCTGGGGCATCCGGCGCTACATCACCCGGGCGCACCTCGAGAGCGCGGCGCTGGGCGCCATCCACGCCGACTCCATCACCGTGCGCTGCACCGTGACGATCCACAAGGCGCGGAGGAGGAGCCTCGCCGTCAACCGCCCGGGCCTCGTCAagatgccaccgccgccgccgtcgaaccaCGGGGAGAACGCCATCCGGTTCCTCGCCGGCAGGAAGGCCCCCTTCGACGTGCGGTTCGAGGTGGACGGCGAGGTGTTCGAGGCGCACCGGATGGTGGTGGCCGCGCAGTCGTCGTGGTTGGAGGGCCTCCTCTACGGCCACGGCCGCGAGGCGGGGAAAGATCTACTGCTCGAAGTAGGCGGCGGCATTGTCACCGCGGAGGCGTTCAGGGGCGTGCTCCACTTCATCTACACCGACGAGCTCCCCGGCGATGCGACCAAGGGGCGGGGGTCGTACGATGTGACGCTGCGGCTGTTCGAGGCCGCCGACTACTACCTGATCGACAGGCTGAAGCTGATGTGCGCGTGCAGGCTGGGCGACTTCATCAAGGACTCCACCGTGGATACGCTCATGGAGATCGCGGAGGCCTACTCGTGCAAGGACCTCCAGGAGGCGTGCCGGAACTTCGCGGCGTGCAGGGGGTTGAGATTGCTGCCTAACCTAGGAAACATACAGAGCGCGATAAGGAAGAGGTTAACGTCCAGCGGCGCCGCTGCTCCGGCGACGAGGAGGATCATGGACATGGCGTCCACGAGTGGCGCTGACACTGAGTGA